Within the Methanobrevibacter sp. genome, the region CTATTAACTATATTATCAATAGTTTTTGCAGTATAATCTATTGAAATAGCATCAAATTTACAAGTATTAACACAAAGGCCACAACCTCTGCATATATTATTGTCAATAGTAATTTTATTATTCTCTAAACTTATTGCTTGATACATACAGATTTCATCTAAACATTTCATACAGAGTTTACAGTTGTCTTCATGAAGTTTTACCTCAACACCATCAAGCTTTTCTAGTTTATCGCTAATATCGTCATCTAAATTTGGATAAACTTTCCATAAACAACAACAAGGACAGCAATGACAGATTGTTAGAAGTCCTTTTCCAGGGCGTATGTTCATCCATACGGTATCAATTTTATTTCTTCCAATAATATGGGTTAATCCAGCTGCATCAGCCCTGTCTATCTGTGCTAATGCTTCTTCAACTGTAGCTTTCTTACCAATATGTTCTGGAATTTTCATAGCAGTTGGGCCAAGGAAAATGCATCCTATGTCATGAGGATAATCCTCACAGCCGTTTGATTCCCTACAAAGACATGTGTTCATAATGACGATGTCTTTGTTACGTTTAACAACTTCTTTAATAATTTCAGTTGGTAAAAATTCAGAACCCTCTGATTCTATCTTTTTATTAATGTTAATTGTATTTGGCACAACTACGATTTCATCTTCGTCAAAAAGGAATTTATCAATTGCTTTTTTGTAGATTTCGGATTTTTTTGTAATCTCTGCTATCCAAAATCTCCAGTTGAAAATGTATTTGAGAGTAAATCTACTAATGTCTACAAATCTAGGACGTCTCATTGTTCACCAAGTTTATTTTTCAATCGTCTTAATATGCCTTTAAAGGTGTGTACTTCTCTGGAAGTAATGAATGCTCTAGAAATGATGTTATTGAAAGTTTTAAGACCATTTCTTTTCTTATGGTCGGGAATATCCAAACTATTGATTATCTCACGCATGTCATTTAATAAGTATTCTTTTTCTAAATCGGTACTTTCATCAAGTCCTTCAGCACCATATTCATGTTTGTTTTTAAACAATTCATAAAATATGATTGCCGCTGCATGTGAGATATTTAATATTGGGTAAGTGGGATCAGTTGGAATTGAAACACAAATGTCGCAATCAGCGATTTCATTATTTGTAAGTCCATTTCCTTCTCTTCCAAATAATATTGCAATTTTATTTGAAACATTCATTGAACTACCAAGTTCCTCAGGTCTGATTGGGATTCTTGATAGGTTGTAACTTCCACCGGCCATTCCGGTTGAAGCAACTTTAAAATCAATTCTATGAGTTTGATAGAAATCATCCAATGTAGGGAATATCATTGCATTTTCAACAATGTATTTTCCGTGTGTAGCTTGATAATATGCTTCTTCGGTTAATGTAGGTGGATTGATTAATACTAAATTTTTCAATCCAAAGTTTGCCATGGTTCTTGCAAGAAAACCAATATTTCCAGGAGTTTCACATTCAACAAAAACAATGTAAATGTTTTCTTTAAAAAGAGTGACTTCTCTTTCTTCTTGCTCTTTAATTAATTTTGCTCTTGCAGTTCCTCGGGATTGACCAGTTGATTTAGCTTTTTTTGTGGAAGTTGATTTTTTCTCACTTTTGGATTCTTCCTTTTCTTCAGGTGAATTCAAAGAAGTATTTTCAACTACTTTTTCTTCACTGACTGCAGTATCTCCTATCTTAATCAACTCCTAATTCAGTATTCATAAGCTCTATTTAATAATTCTAAAATGTGAATACATTCGATGTCATCACATCCAATTTCACTTAATCCATCTTGGATATTTAATTCACAAAACGGACAGATTGTAACTACTGCATCAGCACCAGTATCTTTAATCATTTCTGCTTTGGATTTAGATAATTCCATTGCAATTTCAGGTTTTCCGGATTTTATTCCTCCACCCGCACCGCAGCATTGGCAAGGGTATAACATTTCCTTAAATTCAACACCAGGTATTTTTTTAATTATATCTCTTGGTGCATCTTTGATTCCTTGTCCTCTACCTAAATGACATGGGTCATGGTATGTAACTGTCATATTAACTTCTTTGAGTTTACTTTCATCAAGTTTATCTACTAAAAACTCGCTGATGTCC harbors:
- a CDS encoding 4Fe-4S binding protein; the protein is MRRPRFVDISRFTLKYIFNWRFWIAEITKKSEIYKKAIDKFLFDEDEIVVVPNTININKKIESEGSEFLPTEIIKEVVKRNKDIVIMNTCLCRESNGCEDYPHDIGCIFLGPTAMKIPEHIGKKATVEEALAQIDRADAAGLTHIIGRNKIDTVWMNIRPGKGLLTICHCCPCCCLWKVYPNLDDDISDKLEKLDGVEVKLHEDNCKLCMKCLDEICMYQAISLENNKITIDNNICRGCGLCVNTCKFDAISIDYTAKTIDNIVNRIDDLIKIKDL
- a CDS encoding TrmJ/YjtD family RNA methyltransferase is translated as MIKIGDTAVSEEKVVENTSLNSPEEKEESKSEKKSTSTKKAKSTGQSRGTARAKLIKEQEEREVTLFKENIYIVFVECETPGNIGFLARTMANFGLKNLVLINPPTLTEEAYYQATHGKYIVENAMIFPTLDDFYQTHRIDFKVASTGMAGGSYNLSRIPIRPEELGSSMNVSNKIAILFGREGNGLTNNEIADCDICVSIPTDPTYPILNISHAAAIIFYELFKNKHEYGAEGLDESTDLEKEYLLNDMREIINSLDIPDHKKRNGLKTFNNIISRAFITSREVHTFKGILRRLKNKLGEQ